The DNA segment CGACCCCGCAGCGGGGCGGTGCCTTCGCCCACACCAGCGTCGGCGCGGCCGTGCACACCGCGCTGGCGCGGTGGTGGGACCAGCCGCTGGAGCGGCGCACCCCCGAGCGCGCGGCGCAGCTGGTGACCGAGGCGTGGGGCGCCTGGCCGACCCCCGCCAGCGGCGGCTTCCGCGACGCGGAGCAGTCGCAGGCGCAGCGGCTGCGCGCCGAGGCCGGGGTGGCCGCGTACGCCGCGCGGCTCGACCCCCGGGCCGAGCCCGTGGGCGTGGAGCGCACGGTCGGCACCCCGACCGCCGCCCTGGCGTTCTCTGGGCGGGTGGACCGGATCGACCGGCGGCCGCGCCCGGAGGGGGACGGCGACGAGCCGGTGGTGGTCGACTACAAGCTCGGCCGGAGGGTGCCCGACGACGACGACGCGCGCTCGTCCCTCGCGCTCGGCCTCTACGCCCTGGCCACCGGGCGGACGCTGCGGACCCGGTGCCGCCGCGTGGAGCTGCACCACGTGCCCTCCGGCACCGTGGCGGCGGCGGAGCACACGAGCACCTCCCTGGAGCGGGTGGTGCGGCGGGCGGAGTCGATCGCGTCCGACGCCGTGCGCGCCGAGGCGGCGCTGGCCGCGGGCGCCGACCCCGACGAGGCGTTCCCGACCGCGCCGTCAGCGCTGTGCGCGTGGTGCGACTTCCGCCCGTCGTGCCCCACCGGGCAGCGGACCGCCCCGGCCGCCGAGCCCTGGGCCGCCCTCGACCCCGCCTGACCCCGCTCCGCCTCGACGATCACGCCTCTGCGCGTCACGTCCAGCTCGCGGGACTGCGCTGCCGGGTGCCTCCTGATCGTCGAGCCTCACGGCTGACCGAGGTCACCACCGGGAGTGACCCCGGTCAGTCCTGGAGACCCCCTCCTGCGGCAACGCGTCTCCAGGTGACCGCGGTCACCTGGAGACGCCGTACGAGCCAGCCCCCCGCTCCTGCGGTGCTGCAGCCCTGGCGCAACCACGGTGGTGACGCTCAGGCGCAGGATCGCCGCGAGAGAGGTGGCCGGCGACGTGGGGGAGGTGGTGTGGCGCTCAGGTGGTCGACCGTGGCGGAGGGAGGGTCACGAGGCCTCGGCGAGGCGCTGCACGGCGCGCTTGCGGTGCTCGGACTGCTCCACCCCGGGCACCTTGCCGGCCGAGCGCACCAGCGCGATGCGCAGGCCGCGCAGCGCTGCGGTGGTGGCCGCCTCCACGGACGGGCCGGTCCCGGGGACCTCGGGCAGCGCGTACATGCGCCGCGCCCAGCCGGGCAGCGACGCCACGGCCGTGCTGGCCACCCCGAACCACACCGGAGCCACCGGCGTGGTGAGGAGCGTCTTCGCCTCCATCGGAGGGGCCACCACGTACGTGGCGGCCTCGCGCGCCTCGCGGGTGACCCGCAGGTGCGGGCGGACCTCGTCGAAGTAGGCGGCCAGGTCGGACCGGCTCGCGGGCACCACCTCCGGGCGCACGCCCACGAGCTCGGCGGACACCACCTGCTCGGCCACGTACCTGTCGGCCGTGGCGTCGCTGAGCGCCTCCCTCGGGGGCCGGCTGCGCGAGACGACGTCGAGGATGCTGTCGACCAGCGCGCAGTGGATGTAGAGCAGCAGGTCCTCGTCGTCGGCGCGGTACTCCAGGCCGGTCTCCGGGTCCACACCGCTGATGCGCGCGTGGATGGCCCGCACCCGCGCCGCGGCGCGGTGGGCCGTGCGCGTGCTGCCGAAGGTCGTGGCGTCGACGTACTCGCCGGTGCGGTGCAGCCGCTGCCAGGTCTCCTGCTTGAACGTCGAGTGCTTGGCCACCACGTGCATCGCGAGCGGGTGGAGCGCCTGCAGCACCAGGGCCCGCAGTCCCGCGGGCCCGATCATCGGGTCGGTGTGCAGCTCCCACGTGGCGCTGGACGGGCCGAACAGGCCGTCGTCGTCGTCGCGGTCACCGCGCTGGTCGTCCACCGACCCATCCTCACCCCGCGCGCGCCGGGAGGCCCGGCGAGGCGCTGACGCCCGGCAGCTCCACCACGCGGGCGAGCACGGTGCCGTCGGGCTCCACGCGGCTGGCCAGCACCGGCTGCGGCGCCGTCGCCGGGCCGTGCACCGCCGACCCGTCCGAGAGCCGGAAGGTGCTGCCGTGCCACGGGCAGACCAGGCAGTCCTCCCCGCGCTCGCGCACGACCTGCCCGCCGGACAGCGACGCCGCCAGGTGGCTGCAGGAGTCGGCGAGCACCGTGACGCCGGTGCGGGTGCGGACGACGACGACGGGCACGTCGCCCAGCTGCGCCTTCGTGGGGGCGTCGACCTCGAGGTCGTCCCAGGCGGCCACGCGGTACCAGCCCTCGGGCGCCACGTGGGGCACGTGCTCGGCGTGGGAGGCGCCCGCGGCCCACCGGTAGGCGAGGTGCCCGCCGAGCGCCGCACCCGCTGTCGCCGTCGTCAGCGCCGCCAGCGACCACAGGCGCCCGCTGGTGCGCCGCCCGCGCCAGCGCTGCACCAGCGACAGCGCCACCATCGCCGTGGCGGCGTAGTTGCCCGCCGCGTGGACCAGGCCGAGGCGCTGCTGGTCCTCGTGGAGGTCGGACCAGTCGGTCCAGCCGGAGGCGATGGTCGGCAGCGCCGCGGCCAGGCCGGTGGCCGCCAGGGTGGTGGAGGCGGCCTCAGCGCCCTCTTCGAGGTCGTCGGGCACCAGGCCGGTGAGCGTGAGGGCGTCGACGAGCGCGGAGCTGGTCCAGGTGCCCACCACCGCCTGGGCGAGGATCGGGTGCAGCGGGTGCCCGATGGGCGTGCCGTGCAGCAGGTCCGCGAGCCACCGCGGCTCGACGCGGTGCACGAGGTCGCGCAGGGGAGAGGCCAGCGGGTCGAGCCACGCCCAGTGCACGGGCGCGTCGAGGACGCGCAGCAGGAGCGGACGCGGGGAGACCGCCGACGGGCCGGGGCCGGCGTCGGGGGTGTCGGCGGGCTGGTGCTCGACCATGCGGACCACCCTCGTCCCGCTCACGCAGGCCCGCGAACCGATCACGGGCAGTGATCTCCGCAGGTGGAGATCACGCAACCGGGCGCCCGGCTGCGGTCCCGAGCGGTGTCGGAACCGCGACCGGGCGCCCGGCTGCGGAGGGTGTGGGTCAGGCGTCGGCCGGTGCGCTCTCGGACGAGCCCTCGCCGGCGCTCTCCGACGCACCCTCAGCGCCGGTCTCGCCGGAGGCCTGGCCGGCGCGACCGCGACCGCGGCCGCCGCGACGGCGGCGACGGCGGGGAGCGCCCTCGGCACCCTCACCGTCGGGACCCGTACCGCCGTCGCCGCCGGAGCGGTCGGGCAGGGCGATCTGGTCCAGGGTGGTCGGCTCGCCGCCCTCGGAGGTCACCAGCGAGGTGCCCTCCTCCGTCGTCGCAGCTGCCGCCGCACCGGACTGGTCGGCTCCGCTGCCACCGCGACGACGACGGCGGCGGGGACGCCCCTCGCCGGAGCCGTCCTGCGACTCCTCGGAGCCCTCGACGCGCTCGGGGCGCTCGGGGCGTGCGGGGCGCTCAGCGCGCTCGGTCCGCTCAGGGCGGTCCGAGCGCTCGCCACCGCGACCACGGCCGCCGTCGCGACCACCGTCACGACCGCCGCGTCCTCCGCGACCGCCGTCACGGCCACCCCGCTCGCCGTCGCGTCCGCCGTTGCGGCGGCCGGTCTCGCCGAGGTCCTCGAGCTCCTCCGCGTCCAGGCCGGCGCGGGTGCGCGCCGCACGCGGCAGGCGGCCCTTGGTGCCGGCGGGGATGCCCAGGTCCTCGTAGAGGTGGGGGGAGGTGGAGTAGGTCTCGACGGGCTCGGGGATGCCCAGGTCGAGGGTCCTGTCGATCATCGTCCAGCGGTGCAGGTCGTCCCAGTCGACGAACGTCACCGCGGTGCCCGTGGCGCCCGCGCGGCCGGTGCGGCCGATGCGGTGCAGGTAGGTCTTCTCGTCCTCGGGGCACTGGTAGTTCACGACGTGCGTGACGTCGCTGACGTCGATGCCGCGGGCGGCGACGTCGGTGGCGACCAGGACGTCGACCTTGCCGTTGCGGAACGCGCGCAGCGCCTGCTCGCGGGCGCCCTGGCCCAGGTCGCCGTGGAGCGGCGCGGCGGCGAACCCGCGCTCGACGAGGTCGTCGGCCACCTTGGCGGCGGTCCGCTTGGTGCGCGCGAAGACGATCGTCAGGCCGCGGCCGTCGGCCTGGAGGATGCGCGCGAGCACCTCGACCTTGTCCATGGCGTGCGCGCGGTAGATGTACTGGGTGGTGGCCTTGACCGTGGCGCCGTCGTCATCGGGGTCGGCGGCGCGGATGTGCGTCGGCTGGCTCATGTAGCGCCGGGCCATGGCGACCACGGGGCCGGGCATGGTGGCCGAGAAGAGCAGCGTCTGGCGGCCCGCGGGGGTCTGCGCCAGCAGCTTCTCGACGTCGGGCAGGAAGCCCAGGTCGAGCATCTCGTCGGCCTCGTCGAGGACGACGGCCCGGGCCGCGGCCAGGCTGAGGTGGCCCTGCTGCGCCAGGTCGAGCAGGCGGCCGGGGGTGCCGACGACCACCTCGACGCCGCGCTGCAGCGCCTCGACCTGCGGCTCGAAGGCGCGGCCGCCGTAGATGACGAGCACGCGGGCGGCGCGGTCGGTGGCGGCGCGCTCGAGGTCCCGGGCGACCTGCACGGCCAGCTCACGGGTGGGGACGACGACGAGCGCCTGCGGCTTCCCGGGCGCCTCGAGGGCGTCCCAGCCGTCCTCGCCAGGACCGGTCACGCGCTGGATGACGGGCACGCCGAAGCCGAGCGTCTTGCCGGTGCCGGTCTTGGCCTGGCCGATGATGTCGTGGCCCGCCAGCGCGACCGGCAGCGTCATCGCCTGGATCGGGAACGGGTGGGTGATGCCGGCCCGGTCCAGCGCGGCGACGATCTTGGGCTCGACGCCGTAGTCGGCGAAGGACTTCTGCGCCAGCACCTCGACGGTGGGCGTCTCGTCGTCACCGGCGAGGATCGCGTCCTCGGGGAGGGTCGAGCGGTCGGCGTCGCTGGCAGCGACCACCTCGACCTGCTCGCCGTCGACCGCGGTCTGGGCGTCGGTCGGCACAGCGGTCTGGCTGTCGGTCTGGTCGGTGCTGGTGTCGGGCACGCGTGGCCTCACGTCTCAGTGGCGGGAGCTCGTCGGGCGCCGGTCAGTGGTGACGGCGCGGCTCGGACGGCTCCGCGGCGGTTCGGCTGCCGATCGTGGCAGCGACCGGTCGACCGAGGTTGTCAAGCCCCATGCTACCGGCGCCCGCCGTCGGGGCGTCGTCCTAGTCTGATCGGCATGACGCCGCCCCGACTGAGCCGGAACTCCGACGGGCCTGGTGGGACCGCCGCGGGAGGTCGTGGCGGCGGCGCCCTGCAGGCCGAGGTCGACCTGCTGGGTGCCCTGGCCTACGGCGAGCTGACCGGCTTCCTGCGCCTGTCGGCCCACGCCGACAAGGCGCCGACGCTGGAGCAGACCGCCGAGGTGGGCGCGCTCGCCGTGGAGGAGTTCCGCCACTACACGCTGCTCGTCGAGCGGCTGCGCTCGCTGGGCGCGGACCCGCAGGCAGCGATGCGGCCGTTCGTGGCGGCCGTGGACGCCTACCACGAGCGCACCACCCCCAACGACTGGCTGGAGGGCCTGCTCAAGGCCTACGTGGGGGAGGGCATCGCCACCGACTTCTACCGGGAGGTGGCGGCGTTCGCCCCCGCACCCACCCGCGAGCTGGTGGAGAAGCTGCTCGACGAGACCAGCGGTGCGGAGTTCGTCGTGGGCGCGGTGCGCGAGGCCACCGAGCGCGACCCGCGCGTCGCCGGCCGCCTGGCCCTGTGGGGCCGCCGCCTGGTGGGAGAGGCCCTCAGCCAGGCGCAGCGCGTGGCCGCGGACCGGGACTCGCTCACGGTGCTGCTCGTGGAGGGCGGCGGGGCGGGGACGGACCTCGTGGCCATCGGCAAGATGTTCAACCGGCTCACGGAGAACCACGTGCGCCGCATGCTGCGCCTGGGCCTCACCGCCTGACCGGCGCACCGCGCCCCGCGCCGCGCGCCGGAGCGCTCTCCCGCCCTGACCGCGGGGGCCGCTCCAGCGCCAGCGCAGTGCCAGGTCTCGCGCCAGCGCGAGGGCCCCGAGGCCGGATCCGGCCTCCAGGACCTGCCAGTGCGTGCGGCCCGTGAGGCGCGCAGAGCTCGCGCCCACCCGCCGGCCTCGACGGGAGCGACCCGTCAGCGCTGGGCGGCGAGCCAGTCGGCGAAGGTCTGCCGGCCGAGGCGGGCCCAGGGGCCGGGCAGGGCGAGGCCGCGACGCAGCCCCGCGCCGAAAGCGCCGGGCAGCGGCACCTGCACCACGCGCGCCTCGCGGCCCTGGGCGCGCAGCCAGCGGCGCACGAGGTCGGCCATGACCTCCACCCGCGGACCCGCCAGGTCTCGCACCGCACCGCGCGGCTGCCCGCTGGCCAGCACCACCAGCTCGTCGGCCACCTCGGCCGCGGCCACCGGCTGGCTGACGAACTCCGGCACGAGGACCACCCGGGGGTCCCGGCCGGGCGCCGCCAGGGCGCCGAGCGCGGCGAGCCCGGGCACGAGCTCGTGGAACTGCGTGGTGCGCAGCAGCGTCCACCCGCCGTCGCGCCGGGTGGTCAGCAGCCGCTCCTGGAGGGCCTTCCCGGCGTAGTAGCCGGCGTCGACGCGCGCCGCGCCGACGATCGACAGCGCCAGGTGGTGCGGGACGCCGGCGGAGCGCCCGGCCTCCAGCAGCGCCGTCGTCGTCGTCCTGAAGAAGGCCCGGCTGCCCGCGGCGGTCTGCGCAGCGGCGCTGGTGGGACCGAGGACGTCGACCACGGCGTCGCAGCCCTCCAGCGCACCGACGAGCGCGGTGCGCGGACCGCGGAGGACGTCGACGCCGGCCGAGCGGCTGAGGACGACGGGCTCGTGGCCCGCCGCCCGCAGCCGCTCGACCACGAGGCGGCCGACGACACCCGTGCCGCCGGCCACCGCGACGCGGCTCACCCTCAGAGCGCGCCGAAGCCGACGCCGCGCTTCTCCTCGGAGCCGATCTCCACGAAGGCGATCGCCGCACCGGGGACCAGCACGGTGCGGCCGCGCTCGTCCTTGAGGGTCAGCGTGGTGCCGCCCTTGAGCGCGGCGCTGACCGCGGCGCTGACGTCGGCGACGCTGTCGTTGGACTCCAGCACCACCTCGCGGGGGCTGTTCTGCACGCCGATCCGGATCTCCACGGGGCCTCCTGTGCTGGATGTGCTGATGGCTGTCCTGCGTGCGCACCGCGTGCGCAGGGCTCCATCCTGCACCGAGGGGTCGTGGGCGCTCGCAGGACGAGTGCTGGCGTTCGCCCTCGCCGAACCCGCCAGGTCTGTGACACTCCGTGAATCGCCCACCACAGGGCGCTCATGCACTGCCGACCACCGCCGGGAGGCGCACGATGACCGGTCAGACGATCGGCCAGACCACCGACCGCACCGCATCGCGCGTCGACGACGTCGTGAGGGTCGCGCTGACCGTGCCGGGTGTCACGGGCGTGCGCGTGCAGCCCGACGCCGACGGCTCGGCCACCGTCCGCCTCGAGCTGGCGCCGGGTGCCGACGAGCAGCAGGTGGCCGCCGCCGTGGAGGCCGCGCTCGAGCGCGACGCCGCCGTCGGCCCGGTCGCTCCCGAGCAGGCGCCCCCGCAGGCTCCCGGCGCCGAGCCCGGCCCCGGGCCGGTGGCGCTCGTCGCTCCGGTCGCCGTCGCGGGCGCTGCCCCGGCTGCCGACGGCGCTCCCGCCCCGGAGGCGCCCGCGCCCCGTGCCGGGGCGCGCGTGCCCATGCCGGCCGTCACCCCTGAGAAGACCGAGCGCGCCGAGCGGCCCGACCGCCCGCGCACGGGTCGCATCTCGGTCCCGCCGCTGAGCGCCTCCTCCGTGGCGGCGACCCCCGCCCCGCAGTGGTTGGGCGACGTCACCCCGGAGCCGAAGGGCGACGGCGGCGAGCGCCTCGTGCTGGAGCGCGTGCAGGTGGTCACCGAGGGCCTGTCCACCACGGCCACCGTGGTGCTGGCCCGGGGTCGTGCCGTGCACACCGGCGTCGCGGAGTCCGCGAACACGCCGGCCGGCGGCCCGCGGGCGCTCGCGTCGGCGACGCTGCGCGCCCTGGAGTCCGCCGCGGGCGGCAGCCTGCGCGCCGAGGTCGAGGCCGTGCGCCCCTGCGAGCTGGACGGCCGCGCCGCCGTCACGGTGATGGTCGGCACGGCGAGCGCTCGCGGCAGCGAGCAGCTGGTCGGCACCGCGCTCGAGGGCGGCTCCCAGCCCGCCGTCGTGAGGGCCGTCCTGGCGGCCTGCAACCGCCGCCTCGCGCCCGACCTGGGCTGACCCGCCCCCTCTCCTCCTCGCACTTTCCGCGGCAAGTGCGTCACTCGCACCACCCATGTCGCACCTTGTGCGGAAAGTGCGACATGGGAGGGCGTGCGAGAGTTGAGCGGTGGAGCCGCTCGTCGAGCCCGGCCCGCCGCTGACCCCCGAGGAGCGCCAGCGGTGGTCGCGCCACCTCCTGCTGCCCAGCGTCGGTGAGCTCGGCCAGCGCCGGCTGCGCGCCGCGCGGGTCGGCGTCGTCGGGGCCGGGGGCCTGGGCTCCCCGGTGCTCGCCTACCTCGCGGCCGCGGGCGTCGGTGAGCTGGTGGTCGTCGACGACGACGTCGTCGAGGCCTCCAACCTCCAGCGGCAGGTGCTGCACGGCGCCTCGGACGTCGGGCGGCCCAAGGTCGACTCCGCCGCCGACGCCCTGGCCCGCCAGGCGCCCTGGACCTCCGTGGTCCGCGCGCCCGAGCGCCTCACCGCCGGCAACGCCGCGCGGCTGCTCGCCGGCTGCCACCTCGTCATCGACGGCGCGGACAACTTCGCCACCCGCTACGCCGTGGCCGACGCCTGCGAGCAGCTGGGGGTGCCGGAGGTGTTCGGGTCGCTGCTGCAGCACGACGCGCAGGTCGCCGTGTTCTGGCCGGGCCACCCCTCGGGGGCCCCGGGCTACCGCGACCTGTTCCCCGCGCCGCCTCCGCCCGGCTCCGTGGCCTCCTGCGCCGAGGCCGGCGTGCTCGGCGCGCTGTGCGGCGTGGTGGGTTCGGTCATGGCCGTCGAGGCGGTGAAGCTGCTGGTGGGAGCGGGGGAGCCGCTGCTCGGCCGGCTGCTGGTCCTCGACGCGATGGCGATGTCCTGGCGGACCGTGCGCGTGCGCGCCTCCGCCGCTCAGGACGACGACGAGCGCGGCGGCGCCCGGGCTGCTGGCGCTGGCGGGCACGGTGCCGCGGTGCCGCAGCCGCGCGCCGAGGAGCCGCTGCCCGCCGACGCCGAGGTCACGCCGCGCGAGCTCGCCGAGGCGCTGGCCGGCGGCGCCGACGTCGTCCTCGTGGACGTGCGGACGGCCGCGGAGCGGTCGCTGGGGTCGCTGCCGGGCGCCATCTCCGTCCCGCTGGAGGACGCCGTGGCCGGGGTCCTGCCGCCGCTGCCGCCGGGGCGCGTGGTGGTGCACTGCCGCTCCGGCGCCCGCTCCGAGCGGGCCGTGCGCGCGCTGCGCGCCGCCGGTCGCACCGAGGTGGCGCACCTGCGCGGGGGCCTGCTGGCGTGGGCCGCAGACGTCGACCCCGGGCTCGTGGTGGCCTGAGCGCCTAGGCTCGTGCGGTGACGACCTCCCTGGCCGCCCCCGGCGCCGAGACGAGCGCGCCCGAGCTCGTGGTGCTCCTCGACGAGCAGCGCCGCCCCGTCGGCAGCACCCCGAAGGCGGGCGTGCACACCTCTGAGACCCCGCTCCACCTGGCGTTCTCCTGCTACGTCAGCGACACCCGCGGCCGGCTGCTCCTGACGCGCCGCGCGGTCTCCAAGCTCACCTGGCCGGGCGTGTGGACCAACTCCGTCTGCGGCCACCCCGCGCCCGGTGAGCCCTTCGAGGACGCCGTGCGCCGCCGCGCCCGCCAGGAGCTGGGCCTGGAGGTCCGTGACCTCGTCGAGCGCCTGCCCGACTTCGCCTACCGCGCAGTCGACGCCTCCGGGGTGGTGGAGAACGAGTTCTGCCCGGTCTTCACCGCCGTGGCCGACGCCGACCCGGTGCCCGACCCCGACGAGGTCGCGGAGTGGGCGTGGGTCGAGTGGGACGACGCCGTGGTCCTCGCCGCGCGCACGCCGTTCGCCATCTCCCCGTGGGCCGTGCTGCAGCTGGGCCAGCTCAGCCAGCTGGAGCTCGGCGCAGGAGCGACCCGCTGACGCCACAGCACCGGCAGCGCCCACCCGGGCGCGCCTACATCGACGACGTCGGCCCCCTGGTCCTGGCCATCCCCGAGGGCATGGCGCTGACGTACGGCGACGTCGCCGAGCTCACCGGCTGGGGCGCCGCCCGCGCGGTCGGTGCGGTGATGAGCCAGCACGGGCACGAGCTGCCCTGGTGGCGCGTCGTACGCGCCGACGGTTCTCTTCCGGAAGGGCTGGTGCCCCGAGCGATGATCCACTGGGCTGACGAGGGGCACCCGCTGGTGCTCGGCACCAGCCGGCTCGACCTGGCGAGGTGCCGCTGGGACGGCCCTGAGGACGCCCCCGCCTGAGGGGGCGTGCGGGAGCGTCAGCCGTCCTGCTGGCGCCCTCGGCCCTGGCCCTGGCCCTGCTGCTCGCCGCTGCGGCCGGGGTTCGTGCCGGCGCCGTCCGCCGCACCTCCACCCGTCCCCTGCCCTCGCCCCTGGCCCTGGCCCTGGCCCTGGCCCTGGCCCTGTTTCGGTTCCGTTCCCGTCGTCTGCTCCTGGGACGACCCCTGTGACGGCTGCGGCGGCGGTTCCTGTCCCCCTCCCTGGCTGGCGGTGGGCTGCCCAGCGCCAGCGTCGTGAGGCTGCTGGGGAGTGCCCTGCGGAGCCGCCGACGCCGAGCTGGTGCCTGCTGGTACTCGCGACGGCGCGTCCGTGGAGGCGCCGGTCGGTTCCCCACCGACGGACCGGGTCGGGGCGGTCGAGGGCGTCTGCGCCGGCGCGCTCGAGGCCGCGGGGCCTGCTGCGCCCCTCAGCACGTCCTCCGGGGACGTCGTCCCAGACGGGGCAGCTGCTGAGGCGAGGCCGGGGGTCGCCTGCTCCTGCGGCCGGGCGGTGACCTGGGCGACGGCAGCGGTCGAGGGACCGTCGGCACTGGTCAGCACCACGGACGTGCTGGGCGGGGCCTGCTCTCCGGTGGGCGCTCCGCCGGTGGTCGTCGAGCTCGTCGACCCCGACGACTCCCGGTCCGGCACCCGGCCCGGCAGCCAGCCGGTGAGGGCCAGGACCACGGCGAGCACTCCCACCGCGAGCGCCGCCGCCCTGCCGCGGTGGCCGCGCCGGGCTCCGCGGCGGAGGGGCACCTGCGCGGTCGGGACGGCGGTGGTGTCGGCGGTCGGCGTGGTCGCCGCGGTGGCGCCCCCCGGCGGGCCCGTGCGCCGTCCCGCTCCGACACCGACGGCGAGGAGGTCCTCCCGGAAGGCGTCGGCGTCGGCGTGCCTGTCGTCGCGGTCCTTGGACAGCGCGGTGAGCACCACCCGGTCGAGGTGCTCGTCGACGGCGCCGTGGTGGTGGCTCGGTGGCGCGGGGAGCTCCCTCACGTGCTGGTACGCCACCGCGAAGGGGGAGTCGCCGACGAAGGGCGGTCGGCCGGTGAGCAGCTCGTGAAGGAGGCAGCCGGTGGAGTACAGGTCGGTGCGGGCGTCGACCCCCTCGCCGCGCGCCTGCTCGGGGGAGAGGTACTGGGCGGTGCCGATGACGGCGCTGGTCTGGGTCATGGTGGCCGTGGAGTCGGCGAGGGCGCGGGCGATGCCGAAGTCCATGACCTTGGTGCCGCCCGAGGGCGTCACCATGACGTTGGCGGGCTTGACGTCGCGGTGGACGATGCCGGCGTCGTGGGCGGCCTGCAGGGCCTTGAGCACACCAGCGGTGATCTCCACGGCGCGCTGCGCGCCCAGCCCGGGCTGTCCGGCCCGGACGGCCTCGTCGAGCAGGTCGCGCACGGTGCGGCCCTCGACGAGCTCCATGACGATGTAGGACGTGCGCACCGGCACCCCGTCGGAACCGGCGGAGACGTCCTCGCCGGCGTCGTAGACGGCGACGATCCCCGGGTGGTTCAGGAGCGCCGTCGACTGGGCCTCACGGCGGAACCGGGCCAGGAAGACGGGGTCGCGCGCCACGTCGGAGCGCAGCAGCTTGATGGCGACCCGGCGGTCGAGGCGCTGGTCGCGCCCGGCGTGGACCTCGGCCATGCCACCGCGTCCCAGCAGCTCGCCCAGCTCGTAGCGGCCGCTGAGCACGCGCACGGTCCCGCTCACGGCCACCTCTTCCGACTCCTCGGGACCTCAGCGGTCCCACTGGCCCTCGGGCGCCACCGGTCGCGGGCGGTCCCGCACCGGGCCCTCGTGCTCGCCGTGAGCCTCTCGCACCGCGGGCGGCGGTGCCCACTCGAGGAGCTCGACCGGTGCTCCACCGGCGGAGCACCCGGCCCCTGGGCCGTGCTGTCGGTGGTGCGTGGCACGGTCGTGCCATGACCGCCGTCGCCGTCCCGCGCTTCGTGCGCGGTGCGTCGTCGACGACGGCGGGGAGCGCGCCCGCGGCGCCCGCCCTCGACGCCGTGCAGCGGCGCGTGGCCGAGCACCCGGCCGGCGGTGGACCGCTCGTCGTCCTGGGGGCCCCTGGCACCGGCAAGACGACGGCGCTCCTGGAGGCGCTGGTGACCCGGGTCGAGCGCGACGGCGCCGACCCGTCCTCCCTGCTCGTGCTGGCCCCCTCGCGCCGTGCAGCGGCGTCCCTGCGCGACCGCGTGAGCTCCCGCCTGGGCCGCACGACCACCGAGGCGCTGGTCC comes from the Quadrisphaera setariae genome and includes:
- a CDS encoding protein kinase domain-containing protein; amino-acid sequence: MSGTVRVLSGRYELGELLGRGGMAEVHAGRDQRLDRRVAIKLLRSDVARDPVFLARFRREAQSTALLNHPGIVAVYDAGEDVSAGSDGVPVRTSYIVMELVEGRTVRDLLDEAVRAGQPGLGAQRAVEITAGVLKALQAAHDAGIVHRDVKPANVMVTPSGGTKVMDFGIARALADSTATMTQTSAVIGTAQYLSPEQARGEGVDARTDLYSTGCLLHELLTGRPPFVGDSPFAVAYQHVRELPAPPSHHHGAVDEHLDRVVLTALSKDRDDRHADADAFREDLLAVGVGAGRRTGPPGGATAATTPTADTTAVPTAQVPLRRGARRGHRGRAAALAVGVLAVVLALTGWLPGRVPDRESSGSTSSTTTGGAPTGEQAPPSTSVVLTSADGPSTAAVAQVTARPQEQATPGLASAAAPSGTTSPEDVLRGAAGPAASSAPAQTPSTAPTRSVGGEPTGASTDAPSRVPAGTSSASAAPQGTPQQPHDAGAGQPTASQGGGQEPPPQPSQGSSQEQTTGTEPKQGQGQGQGQGQGRGQGTGGGAADGAGTNPGRSGEQQGQGQGRGRQQDG
- a CDS encoding MGMT family protein — protein: MGRAAAGPAQPAGARRRSDPLTPQHRQRPPGRAYIDDVGPLVLAIPEGMALTYGDVAELTGWGAARAVGAVMSQHGHELPWWRVVRADGSLPEGLVPRAMIHWADEGHPLVLGTSRLDLARCRWDGPEDAPA